One Limisphaera ngatamarikiensis DNA segment encodes these proteins:
- the pgl gene encoding 6-phosphogluconolactonase, protein MNLPPESCHPGPEALARAAARDLAACLRQLTAGSTHVTIALSGGRIALPFFHALTRELKHEPIRLNKVHWFLADERLVPPDNPESNYGCARKHLLDPLNIPPTQHHPIPPLANPEQAARIADENLRRCTAAFKDNVPVLDLVLLGMGEDGHIASLFPNHPIQPPFPDAAYAPVHNAPKPPATRVTLTWQALTAAQRVWVLISGPNKQQALSRSLQQDPEVPLGRLLLLRNDIRLYVDHTSLQTRAG, encoded by the coding sequence ATGAACCTGCCTCCCGAATCCTGCCACCCCGGCCCGGAAGCACTTGCCCGCGCCGCCGCCCGTGACCTCGCCGCATGCCTCCGCCAACTCACCGCCGGCTCAACCCACGTCACCATCGCCCTCTCCGGCGGCCGCATCGCCCTCCCCTTCTTCCATGCCCTGACCCGCGAGCTCAAACACGAACCGATCCGACTCAACAAGGTCCACTGGTTCCTGGCAGACGAGCGGCTCGTGCCGCCTGACAACCCTGAAAGCAACTACGGTTGCGCCCGCAAACACCTGTTGGACCCGCTGAACATCCCGCCCACACAGCATCACCCCATCCCGCCCCTGGCGAATCCCGAGCAGGCCGCCCGCATCGCCGACGAAAACCTGCGCCGCTGCACCGCCGCCTTCAAGGACAACGTTCCCGTCCTGGACCTCGTGTTGCTCGGCATGGGCGAGGACGGTCACATCGCCTCCCTCTTCCCCAATCACCCCATCCAGCCCCCGTTCCCCGACGCCGCCTACGCACCGGTCCACAACGCCCCCAAACCTCCCGCCACACGGGTCACACTCACCTGGCAGGCCCTCACCGCAGCCCAACGCGTCTGGGTCCTCATCTCGGGACCCAACAAACAGCAGGCACTCTCTCGCTCCCTCCAACAAGACCCTGAGGTTCCCCTGGGCAGACTCCTGCTCCTGCGTAACGACATCCGCCTCTACGTGGACCACACCTCCCTGCAAACCCGCGCCGGCTGA